Proteins encoded together in one Kutzneria kofuensis window:
- a CDS encoding RNA polymerase-binding protein RbpA: MTGGNAIRGTRVGSGPMGESERGESAPRHRVSYWCANGHESRPSFALEAEEPESWDCPRCGLPAGRDQQAPPAPPRNEPYKTHLAYVKERRSDADGEAILAEALAKLRAQREGEF; this comes from the coding sequence ATGACTGGCGGTAACGCGATCCGCGGTACCCGAGTCGGATCGGGCCCGATGGGCGAGTCGGAGCGCGGCGAGTCCGCGCCCCGGCATCGGGTGTCGTACTGGTGCGCCAATGGCCACGAGTCGCGTCCGTCCTTCGCCCTCGAGGCCGAGGAGCCGGAGTCGTGGGATTGTCCGCGCTGCGGGCTTCCCGCGGGTCGGGACCAGCAGGCCCCGCCGGCGCCACCGCGCAACGAGCCGTACAAGACGCATCTGGCGTACGTGAAGGAGCGGCGCTCCGACGCGGACGGCGAGGCGATCCTGGCCGAGGCGCTGGCCAAGCTGCGGGCCCAGCGTGAGGGCGAGTTCTAG
- the secG gene encoding preprotein translocase subunit SecG has product MNLFLQILLIVASLLLILLVLLHRGRGGGLSSLFGGGMQSSLSGSSVVEKNLDRITLFVAAIWVISIIGIGLLAKLGG; this is encoded by the coding sequence ATGAACCTGTTCCTGCAGATCCTGTTGATCGTCGCCAGCCTGCTGCTGATCCTGCTGGTGCTGCTGCACCGCGGCCGTGGCGGCGGTCTGTCCTCGCTGTTCGGCGGCGGCATGCAGTCGAGCCTGTCCGGGTCCAGCGTCGTGGAGAAGAACCTGGACCGGATCACCCTGTTCGTCGCCGCGATCTGGGTGATCAGCATCATCGGCATCGGGCTGCTGGCCAAGCTCGGCGGCTGA
- the tpiA gene encoding triose-phosphate isomerase, with protein sequence MARLPLIAGNWKMNLNHLEAIALTQKIAFSLPEKYFAKVEVAVLPPFISIRSVQTLVDGDKLLIKYGAQDLSPHDSGAYTGDVSGAQLAKLGCTYVVVGHSERREYHHEDDELVNRKVKAALKHGLTPILCVGEKLEVREVNGHLAHCNTQLIAGLKGLKAEQAAKVVIAYEPVWAIGTGKVATPSDAQEVCASIRSTLADKYGQEVADTVRVLYGGSVKSGSIADLVKQPDIDGGLVGGASLDGDEFAKLCALAAGGPLP encoded by the coding sequence ATGGCACGCCTTCCGCTGATCGCCGGCAACTGGAAGATGAACCTCAACCACCTCGAGGCCATCGCGCTCACCCAGAAGATCGCCTTCTCGCTGCCGGAGAAGTACTTCGCCAAGGTCGAGGTGGCCGTGCTGCCGCCGTTCATCTCGATCCGCAGCGTCCAGACCCTGGTCGACGGGGACAAGCTGCTGATCAAGTACGGCGCGCAGGACCTGTCCCCGCACGACTCCGGGGCCTACACCGGCGACGTGTCCGGGGCGCAGCTGGCCAAGCTGGGCTGCACCTACGTGGTGGTCGGGCACTCCGAGCGCCGGGAGTACCACCACGAGGACGACGAGCTGGTCAACCGCAAGGTCAAGGCCGCGCTCAAGCACGGCCTCACGCCGATCCTGTGCGTCGGCGAGAAGCTGGAGGTCCGGGAGGTCAACGGCCACCTGGCGCACTGCAACACCCAGCTGATCGCCGGCCTGAAGGGCCTCAAGGCCGAGCAGGCGGCGAAGGTGGTGATCGCCTACGAGCCGGTGTGGGCGATCGGCACCGGCAAGGTGGCCACCCCGTCCGACGCGCAGGAGGTGTGCGCGTCGATCCGGTCCACCCTGGCCGACAAGTACGGCCAGGAGGTCGCCGACACCGTCCGCGTGCTCTACGGCGGCTCGGTGAAGTCCGGCAGCATCGCCGACCTGGTGAAGCAGCCCGACATCGACGGCGGCCTCGTCGGCGGCGCCAGCCTCGACGGCGACGAGTTCGCCAAGCTGTGCGCGCTGGCGGCCGGCGGTCCGCTGCCGTAG
- a CDS encoding phosphoglycerate kinase, with protein MKTLDDLLAEGVQGRHVLVRADLNVPLDGDKITDDGRIRAFLPTAKRLTEAGARVVVTAHLGRPKGEPDPKFSLAPAAARLGELLGAEVALAADVVGESARTVVGALTDGGLALLENIRFDPRETSKDAAEREALANDLVSLVGDKAAFVSDGFGVVHRKQASVYDVAAKLPHFAGGLVLAEVEVLRKLTEDTARPYVVVLGGAKVSDKLGVIANLLTKVDRLLVGGGMAYTFLKAQGHEVGKSLLQEDQLDQVRGFLAEAEMRGVELVLPVDVLAATHFAEDAPYEVVATDAIPADREGLDIGPATRELFASKLADAKTVFWNGPMGVFEFAAFAGGTRAVAQALVDSDAFTVVGGGDSAAAVRQLGLPEDGFSHISTGGGASLEYLEGKELPGVKVLED; from the coding sequence GTGAAGACTCTCGACGATTTGCTCGCCGAGGGCGTCCAGGGTCGGCACGTCCTGGTGCGTGCCGACCTCAACGTCCCGCTGGACGGCGACAAGATCACTGACGACGGCCGCATCCGGGCGTTCCTGCCCACCGCCAAGCGCCTCACCGAGGCCGGCGCGCGGGTCGTCGTCACCGCCCACCTGGGTCGCCCCAAGGGCGAGCCGGACCCGAAGTTCTCGCTCGCCCCCGCCGCCGCCCGGCTGGGCGAGCTGCTGGGCGCCGAGGTCGCGCTCGCCGCCGACGTCGTCGGCGAGTCGGCCCGGACCGTGGTGGGCGCGCTCACCGACGGCGGCCTGGCGCTGCTGGAGAACATCCGCTTCGACCCGCGCGAGACCAGCAAGGACGCCGCCGAGCGCGAGGCGCTCGCCAACGACCTGGTGTCGCTGGTCGGCGACAAGGCCGCCTTCGTCTCGGACGGCTTCGGTGTCGTGCACCGCAAGCAGGCCTCCGTCTACGACGTGGCCGCCAAGCTGCCGCACTTCGCCGGCGGCCTGGTGCTGGCCGAGGTCGAGGTGCTGCGCAAGCTCACCGAGGACACGGCCCGCCCGTACGTGGTCGTGCTCGGCGGCGCGAAGGTGTCCGACAAGCTCGGCGTCATCGCCAACCTGCTGACCAAGGTCGACCGGCTGCTGGTCGGCGGCGGCATGGCGTACACCTTCCTCAAGGCCCAGGGCCACGAGGTCGGCAAGTCGCTGCTGCAGGAAGACCAGCTCGACCAGGTCAGGGGCTTCCTGGCCGAGGCCGAGATGCGCGGCGTCGAGCTCGTGCTGCCGGTCGACGTGCTGGCCGCCACGCACTTCGCCGAGGACGCGCCGTACGAGGTCGTGGCCACCGACGCCATCCCGGCCGACCGGGAGGGCCTGGACATCGGCCCGGCCACCCGCGAGCTGTTCGCGAGCAAGCTGGCCGACGCGAAGACGGTGTTCTGGAACGGCCCGATGGGCGTGTTCGAGTTCGCCGCGTTCGCCGGCGGCACCCGTGCCGTCGCCCAGGCGCTGGTCGACTCCGACGCGTTCACCGTGGTCGGCGGCGGCGACTCGGCCGCGGCCGTGCGCCAGCTCGGTCTGCCCGAGGACGGCTTCTCGCACATCTCCACCGGCGGCGGCGCGTCGCTGGAGTACCTGGAGGGCAAGGAGCTGCCCGGCGTGAAGGTGTTGGAGGACTGA
- the gap gene encoding type I glyceraldehyde-3-phosphate dehydrogenase: protein MTVRVGVNGFGRIGRNFFRAVKASGHDIEIVAFNDLGDVATMAHLLKYDSILGRFPGEVALHDEGIEVDGKVIKALAERDPGKLPWKDLGVDVVVESTGFFTDAAAARKHVDEGGAKKVIISAPAKGEDLTVVLGANDDQYDGSQTVISNASCTTNCLAPLAKVLHDAFTIERGLMTTIHAYTQDQNLQDAPHKDLRRARAAALNIVPTSTGAAKAIGLVLPELKGKLDGYALRVPVPTGSATDLTVTVGREVTVDEVNAAYKAAAEGALSKYLRYNEDPIVSSDIVTDPASCIYDAPLTKVIGNQVKVVGWYDNEWGYSNRLADLVALVASKL, encoded by the coding sequence GTGACGGTTCGCGTAGGTGTCAACGGCTTCGGCCGCATCGGCCGCAACTTCTTCAGGGCGGTCAAGGCCAGCGGGCACGACATCGAGATCGTGGCCTTCAACGACCTGGGTGACGTCGCGACCATGGCGCACCTGCTGAAGTACGACTCCATCCTGGGCCGCTTCCCGGGTGAGGTGGCGCTGCACGACGAGGGCATCGAGGTCGACGGCAAGGTCATCAAGGCGCTGGCCGAGCGCGACCCGGGCAAGCTGCCCTGGAAGGACCTCGGCGTCGACGTCGTGGTCGAGTCGACCGGCTTCTTCACCGACGCCGCGGCCGCCCGCAAGCACGTGGACGAGGGCGGCGCCAAGAAGGTCATCATCTCCGCGCCGGCCAAGGGCGAGGACCTGACCGTGGTGCTCGGCGCCAACGACGACCAGTACGACGGCTCGCAGACCGTCATCTCGAACGCCTCCTGCACCACCAACTGCCTCGCCCCGCTGGCCAAGGTGCTGCACGACGCGTTCACCATCGAGCGTGGCCTGATGACCACCATCCACGCCTACACGCAGGACCAGAACCTGCAGGACGCGCCGCACAAGGACCTGCGCCGCGCCCGCGCCGCCGCGCTGAACATCGTGCCCACCTCCACCGGCGCGGCCAAGGCCATCGGCCTGGTGCTGCCGGAGCTGAAGGGCAAGCTGGACGGCTACGCGCTGCGCGTGCCGGTGCCGACCGGCTCGGCCACCGACCTGACCGTCACCGTCGGCCGCGAGGTCACCGTGGACGAGGTCAACGCCGCGTACAAGGCGGCCGCCGAGGGCGCGCTGTCCAAGTACCTGCGCTACAACGAGGACCCGATCGTGTCCTCGGACATCGTCACCGACCCGGCGTCGTGCATCTACGACGCGCCGCTGACCAAGGTCATCGGCAACCAGGTCAAGGTCGTCGGCTGGTACGACAACGAGTGGGGCTACTCCAACCGCCTCGCGGACCTGGTCGCGCTGGTCGCCTCGAAGCTCTGA
- a CDS encoding Crp/Fnr family transcriptional regulator, with protein sequence MTEDRLADQVRTLLRNSGRPRPFRRGEVLIAEGAPSDEVLLIETGKVKVVLHGPNGADSILGFYGAGELMGEMGVMGDRPRSADVIARTPGIALHVDAHTFRTLLRDHPPLSAYVTDVLSKRLFQADQRQRLHASFEVSVRVAKQLLSWAQSSGEPVDGGGLRVKGLTQLEIAQFVTASAKTVDHVLKQLRSDKLLETGRRSYVLPDPPLLERCLADPEWRPGRGDVSRFSGRPDNFAQPDSTRAC encoded by the coding sequence ATGACCGAGGACCGGTTAGCCGATCAGGTCCGCACCCTGCTGCGAAACTCCGGCCGCCCCAGACCGTTCCGGCGGGGCGAGGTGCTGATCGCGGAAGGCGCGCCGAGCGACGAGGTGCTGCTGATCGAGACCGGCAAGGTCAAGGTCGTGCTGCACGGCCCCAACGGCGCCGACTCCATTCTCGGCTTCTACGGCGCGGGCGAGCTGATGGGGGAGATGGGGGTGATGGGCGACCGGCCGCGCAGCGCGGACGTGATCGCCCGGACGCCGGGCATCGCGCTGCACGTGGACGCGCACACCTTTCGCACCCTGCTGCGTGATCACCCGCCGCTGTCGGCGTACGTCACGGACGTGCTGAGCAAGCGGCTGTTCCAGGCCGACCAGCGGCAGCGGCTGCACGCCTCGTTCGAGGTGTCGGTGCGGGTGGCCAAGCAGCTGCTGAGCTGGGCGCAGTCGTCCGGCGAGCCGGTCGACGGCGGTGGGCTGCGGGTGAAGGGCCTGACCCAGCTGGAGATCGCGCAGTTCGTGACGGCGTCGGCCAAGACCGTCGACCACGTGCTCAAGCAGTTGCGCAGCGACAAGCTGCTGGAGACGGGACGGCGCAGTTACGTGTTGCCGGATCCGCCGTTGCTGGAGCGGTGCCTGGCCGATCCGGAGTGGCGGCCCGGTCGCGGCGATGTCTCCCGCTTTTCCGGGAGACCCGACAACTTTGCGCAACCAGACTCCACTCGTGCGTGTTGA
- the whiA gene encoding DNA-binding protein WhiA, translating to MAMTGAVKDELSRLAVAKTCCRRAEVSSLLRFAGGLHIVAGRVVVEAELDTGSAARRLRKEIHDLFGHHSDVHVLTSGGLRKGTRWVVRVVKDGEGLARQTGLLDPRGRPVRGLPAPVVSGGTCDSEAAWRGAFLAHGSLTEPGRSSALEVTCPGPEAALALVGAARRMGIQAKSREVRGADRVVVRDGDAIGALLTRLGAHDSVMAWEERRMRREVRATANRLANFDDANLRRSARAAVAAAARVERALDILGPSAPDHLVTAGRLRLSNRQASLEELGQLSEPPMTKDAVAGRIRRLLAMADKRAHELGLPDTESAVTPEMLEVEEADV from the coding sequence GTGGCGATGACCGGCGCGGTCAAGGACGAGCTGAGCCGGCTGGCCGTGGCCAAGACCTGTTGCCGCCGGGCCGAGGTCTCCTCCCTGCTGCGGTTCGCCGGTGGCCTGCACATCGTCGCCGGCCGGGTGGTGGTCGAGGCCGAGCTGGACACCGGCTCGGCCGCGCGCCGGCTGCGCAAAGAGATCCACGACCTGTTCGGGCACCACTCCGACGTGCACGTGCTGACCTCCGGTGGGCTGCGCAAGGGCACCCGCTGGGTGGTCCGCGTGGTCAAGGACGGCGAGGGGCTGGCCCGGCAGACCGGCCTGCTGGACCCGCGCGGCCGCCCGGTGCGGGGGCTGCCCGCGCCGGTGGTGTCCGGCGGCACCTGCGACTCCGAGGCGGCCTGGCGCGGCGCGTTCCTGGCGCACGGCTCGCTGACCGAGCCCGGCCGTTCCAGCGCGCTCGAAGTCACCTGCCCGGGGCCGGAGGCCGCGCTGGCGCTGGTCGGCGCCGCCCGGCGGATGGGCATCCAGGCCAAGTCCCGCGAGGTGCGCGGCGCGGACCGGGTCGTCGTCCGCGACGGTGACGCGATCGGCGCGCTGCTGACCCGGCTGGGCGCTCACGATTCCGTGATGGCGTGGGAGGAGCGGCGGATGCGCCGCGAGGTCCGCGCCACCGCCAACCGGCTCGCCAACTTCGACGACGCCAACCTGCGCCGGTCCGCCCGCGCCGCGGTGGCCGCCGCCGCCCGCGTGGAGCGGGCGCTGGACATCCTCGGCCCGTCGGCGCCGGACCACCTGGTCACCGCGGGCCGGCTGCGGCTGAGCAACCGGCAGGCGTCGCTGGAGGAGCTGGGCCAGCTGTCCGAGCCGCCGATGACCAAGGACGCCGTCGCCGGCCGGATCCGGCGGCTGCTGGCCATGGCCGACAAGCGCGCGCACGAGCTGGGGCTGCCCGACACGGAATCCGCGGTGACTCCGGAGATGTTGGAGGTCGAGGAGGCCGACGTCTGA